The genomic stretch GTAGCCAGGCGGCGGCCGGTCCCCGTGCGCATCACCTCTTGCAGCGCTTCCACAGTGAGCGCGTTGACCGCGGGAGAGATCGCGGACTTCGGCTTCGCCTGGGATCGGTACAAGATCTTGCCCGCCGCATCGGTGATCTTGGTGATGGCGACGGGAGGCATCTGCTTACCTCCGCGCGCCAGGGTCGAATAGGCACCGGCGAGATCTAGCGGGCTCACTTCTTGGGAGCCGAGGGCGATCGAGGGAACGGCAGATAGCGGCGCCGTGATCCCCATGCGGCGTGCGACGTCGACTACGTGGTCTGCGCCGACGTCGCGAACTACCTGGGCGTAGACCACGTTGACGCTGAGTGCGGTGGCCTGCTTGAGCGACATGCTGCCGGCGAAGTTGCCGCCTTCGTAGTTTGCGACGTTCCAGGTTTCCCCGGACGGCAGACGGATGGAGATGCGACTACCGGCGCGGTACCTACTCGTGAGGGAGGCGCCGTCCTCAAGGGCAGCCACCAACGTGAACGGTTTGAATGCAGAGCCGGGTTGTCGGCGGCTGAGCGTCGCTAGATTGAACTTCGCGTACGGATCCCGTGCGTCGAAGAAGTCCCGACCGCCGACCATCGCGACGATGCTTCCGTCACGGGGATTGATTCCGACGAATGCGGTGTGCGGATCGCTCGGTTCGGTGAGTGTCGACAACGCTGCATGTTCGGCCGCCCGCTGCAATCGAGGCACCAGCGTGGTGTGGATCCGCAGCCCTCCTTTGAAGACGGCGTTGACTCTGTCTGCCCGGGTGTCGCCAAGCTCGTCGAGTCCCGCGGCCCCGTCGAAGATCAAGTCCTTGACGTGTTCGACGAAGTACGGGGCGGCGTAGCGGTCGGTCTCGGGCCGGGAGTGAAGCCCGAGGGGCTCTGCGCGCGCGGCATCGAAGGCAGGACGAGCGATCATGCGGAGGTGCAACATGCGGCTTAGGACGGTCGCTCGGCGGGCTTTGGCCGCTGCGGGGTCCGTTAGCGGATCGTAGCGAGAGGGCGCGCGGATCATTCCCGCCAGAAGTGCGCCCTGGGCAAGCGTAAGACGCGAGGAGTTGCACCCGAAGTAGGCATGTGCCGCCGCTTGGATCCCGTAAGCGCCGCGGCCGAAATACACGGTATTGAGGTATTGCTCGAGGATCTCGTTCTTGGTCATGCGGGCTTCCATCTGGCGAGCAAGCATCGCCTCTCGCATCTTTCGGGAGAGAGTTCGCTCGCGATCGTTCAGCGTGTTCTTCACCAACTGTTGCGTGATGGTGGAGCCGCCCTCGACGACGCGACCGGATGCCGCGTCGCGTATCACTGCACGCACCACCGCGGGGAAGTCGACGCCGCGATGCTCATAAAAACGAGAATCTTCAATTGCCAGGACGGCCTTGCGGACGGCCTTGGGCACCTGCGACAGCGGAACGAGTTCGCGATCGATTTCTGCGTGCAAGACCGCCAGGACCGTCCCGTCGCGCGCCAGGATCTTGGTGGTTTGGTCGACACGCGCCGTGCGCGCCAGTTCGTCATCGAGATGCGGCACCGAGACGCAGGATGCGAGCAATACTAAAAGGACCGCCGGCGCGGCGCGCGCGGCGATCCGCGAAATGCCGCTGAACGGTGCTTTCATGGGTGACGGCGGACGGTGCCCTCATGCTACCGGGCGCGAGGCGTGGCGGGCAGAAGGGGGAATCCCAAACGTGCGACCGCGGTCGGCTGGTAGCATCCGACATCCGAGGGAACATGGGCCTTTTCGAGGATCTCAGTTGGCGCGGGATCGCGCACCAGTGGACGGGAGGAGACGACCTCCCGGCCCGTCTTGGCTCGGGTCCGATCACCGTCTACTGCGGCTTTGACCCGAGCGCACCGTCTTTGCACATCGGGAACCTCATGCAACTCACGCTGTTGCGGCGGCTACAGCGGGCGGGGCATCGTCCGATCGCCATCGCCGGCGGGGCAACCGGAATGGTGGGAGACCCGACCGGACGGAGCCAAGAGCGCAACTTATTGAGCGATGAGGCGATCGAGGCCAACGTCACGGGGATCCGCGAGCAGATCGGCCGATTCCTTGACTTCGACGCGCCCGGGAACCCGGCGCTGGTGCTGAACAACGCAGACTGGTTCCGGGACATGTCCTTTGTCGCCTTCCTTCGGGACGTAGGGAAGCATTTCTCGGTCAACGTGATGCTTGCCAGGGAATCGGTGAAGGCGCGCCTTGAGGGCGATGCCGGCATCAGCTACACGGAGTTCAGCTACATGCTGATGCAGGCCTACGACTTCGTTCATCTCCATGAGACGTACGGCTGCGAAATGCAGACGGGCGGGTCCGACCAGTACGGCAATATCACCGCAGGCGTCGATCTTGGACGCCGCATGCGGGGGGCGCACCTGTTCGGGCTCACGACTCCGCTAGTGACTCGCAGCGACGGCGTGAAGATGGGGAAGACCGCCGCGGGCGCAGTCTGGATGGATGAGCGACTGACCAGTCCATACGCCTTCTACCAGTGGTTCGTCCGCGCCCCGGATGCCGACGCCGGCTCATTCTTGCGCCTGTTCACTGAGGTACCTCAAGAGGAGATCCGCGCGCTGGAGGCTTCCGGGCAAGCGAACCCTGCGCGTCGCGACCCCCAGCGTCGTCTGGCGCGGGAACTCACAGAGCTGGTGCACGGGGAAGGCGGGTTGGCCCGGGCCGAGCGGGCGACCGCTGCGTTGTTCGGCGGGGACCTGCAGGGGCTGAACGAGTCAGAGTTACTCGAGATCTTCGCCGACGTCGCCTCGGCGGAGGTTCCGGCGACGAGGCTCGGCTCGATCACCGTCACTGATGCGTTCGTGGAGTCCGCCCTCGTCCGGAGCCGTGGAGAGGCTCGCCGGTTGGTCGACGGAGGGGGCGCCTACGTCGGGAACCGGCGCATGGAGTCGGCGGATGCTGTTCTCGGCGCGACCGAACTGTCGTCTGAGACCATCATGGTCCTTCGGGCCGGAAAACGGTCCTTCGCGCTGCTTCGCTTCCTCCGCTAGATCCGTTTGCCCCGGTTTGCGGCATCCGGTGGCCGCTGCAAACGACATCGGTTGACACTCCCTAGGGGGCGGCGTAGCATACGCATCCGGTTCGAAGGCGAGTGTCCTCGAGCCGAGAGGATCCCGCTTAGTGCGACTTCTCGATTCAACTCCAAGCAAGGACAGCCGCTAGGACCGCGCGCGCCGCGGGAGGCTGTCGGTGACCGGAAGGTCACCGACCTTTTTTTGGAAGCGAACCGGAAGTTGGGCCAACGGGTCCAAACTTTGAGAACTCCATAGCGAGCGTGAGCATCAAAGAGCCAAGGTAATAAGGGCACACGGTGGATGCCTTGGCGCCAGGAGCCGATGAAGGACGCTGCAGGCTGCGATAAGCCTCGGGGAGCCGCCAAGCAGGCTTCGATCCGAGGATCTCCGAATGGGGCAACCCGGCTGGCGTAATGGCCAGTCACGCTCCGCTGAACACATAGGCGGAGTGGAGGGAACCCGGGGAAGTGAAACATCTCAGTACCCGGAGGAAGAGAAAGCAAACGCGATTCCCTGAGTAGCGGTGAGCGAAACGGGAACAGCCCAAACCCGCACGACGTGATAGCCCAGCGGCGTTGTCGTGCGGGGGTTGTGGGACCATTCAGAGAGGACGCTGGACCTCTCAGGGAGTTACAAAGTTCAGACCTAGGAGAACGGCATGGAAAGGCCGGCCACAGCGAGTAAGAGCCTCGTATCCGAAAGGTGATGAACCTCCCGAGTGGCATCCCAAGTAGCGCCGAGCACGTGAAATTCGGCGTGAATCCGGGGGGACCACCCCCTAAGGCTAAAGACTACCTGGCGACCGATAGTGAACTAGTACCGTGAGGGAAAGGTGAAAAGTACCCCGGGAGGGGAGTGAAATAGTACCTGAAACCGTGTGCCTACAAACCGTCGGAGCAATCCGCGCCGGGAAACCGGTGTAGGGGAGTGACGGCGTGCCTTTTGAAGAATGAGCCGGCGAGTTACGTTACGTGGCGAGGTTAAGGGGTGTCCCGGAGCCGTAGGGAAACCGAGTCTGAATAGGGCGATTAGTCGCGTGGCGTAGACCCGAAGCTGAGTGATCTATCCATGGCCAGGTTGAAGCGCGGGTAAGACCGCGTGGAGGACCGAACCGACTCATGTTGAAAAATGGGCGGATGAGCTGTGGATAGGGGTGAAAGGCCAATCAAACTCAGTGATAGCTGGTTCTCCCCGAAATGCATTTAGGTGCAGCGTCGTGTGTTCCGTTGCGGGGGTAGAGCACTGTTTGGGCTAGGGGGCCTACAAGCTTACTGAACTCAGGCAAACTCCGAATACCGCAACGCTAAGCACGGCAGTGAGACTGCGAGCGCTAAGGTCCGTAGTCGAGAGGGAAACAGCCCAGATCGCCAGCTAAGGTCCCAAAGAACGTGCTAAGTGGGAAACGATGTCCAACCGCGTAGACAGCCAGGAGGTTGGCTTAGAAGCAGCCATCCTTGAAAGAGTGCGTAACAGCTCACTGGTCGAGTAGTTGGGCGCGGAAAATGTAACGGGGCTCAAGCACGTCACCGAAGCTGCGGGAATCGATCACAAGCCGGCCTATGCGGGGTGCCGTATAGGTCCAAGCGATCGGTTCGGTAGGGGAGCATCGTCACGCGGGTGAAGCGGCGGGGTAACCCAGCCGTGGATGCGTGACAAGAGCGAATGCCGGTATGAGTAGCGAAAGAGGGGGGAGGAACCCCTCCGCCGAATGCCCAAGGGTTCCTGGGGAAGGTTCATCCGCCCAGGGTTAGTCGGGTCCTAAGGTGAGGCCGAGAGGCGTAGTCGATGGACAACAGGTTGATATTCCTGTACCACCGTTTTCGCGACAAGACCGAACGCATGCTGCTAAGGGAATCCCGTCAGGGGCTACCGACCCGCGTGTTATTAGGTAACCGATGGAGGGACGCAGGAAGGTAGGCGGGCCCGGGCGTTGGTCGACCCGGGGCAAGCGTGTAGGGAGTCTCCGTAGGCAAATCCGCGGGGGCAATCCTGAGGCGTGATGCCGATGTCATTGGACAGAAGCCGCTGATCCTATGCTGCCGAGAAAATCTTCTAGGGAGTGGAAAAGGTGCCCGTACCCCAAACCGACTCAGGTGGGCAAGTAGAGAATACTAAGGCGATCGAGAGAACTC from Actinomycetota bacterium encodes the following:
- a CDS encoding PBP1A family penicillin-binding protein, producing the protein MKAPFSGISRIAARAAPAVLLVLLASCVSVPHLDDELARTARVDQTTKILARDGTVLAVLHAEIDRELVPLSQVPKAVRKAVLAIEDSRFYEHRGVDFPAVVRAVIRDAASGRVVEGGSTITQQLVKNTLNDRERTLSRKMREAMLARQMEARMTKNEILEQYLNTVYFGRGAYGIQAAAHAYFGCNSSRLTLAQGALLAGMIRAPSRYDPLTDPAAAKARRATVLSRMLHLRMIARPAFDAARAEPLGLHSRPETDRYAAPYFVEHVKDLIFDGAAGLDELGDTRADRVNAVFKGGLRIHTTLVPRLQRAAEHAALSTLTEPSDPHTAFVGINPRDGSIVAMVGGRDFFDARDPYAKFNLATLSRRQPGSAFKPFTLVAALEDGASLTSRYRAGSRISIRLPSGETWNVANYEGGNFAGSMSLKQATALSVNVVYAQVVRDVGADHVVDVARRMGITAPLSAVPSIALGSQEVSPLDLAGAYSTLARGGKQMPPVAITKITDAAGKILYRSQAKPKSAISPAVNALTVEALQEVMRTGTGRRLATGFPVAGKTGTSDEYHDAWFAGFTPTMVGVSWVGFPRAQISMRPPRTRIRVYGSSWPGRMWREFMLEAHRGVPAKAFPRPKDLLVTVGVDRLRGCLPNRFTPRFLVRQRSFLRGEEPTTACDEPTSHTVDAVPDVRGAAPSAARQILWLAGLDVLTRARYCPERPPGVVCAQEPAPGTRARVGDRVTIWVGDDTAVGAVPMVLGDSSARARTSLQRAGFSVEFVTAPNAERPNGCRDPVVTGSGRAWAQSPCAEAPYGRGSVVTVWVNP
- the tyrS gene encoding tyrosine--tRNA ligase; the encoded protein is MGLFEDLSWRGIAHQWTGGDDLPARLGSGPITVYCGFDPSAPSLHIGNLMQLTLLRRLQRAGHRPIAIAGGATGMVGDPTGRSQERNLLSDEAIEANVTGIREQIGRFLDFDAPGNPALVLNNADWFRDMSFVAFLRDVGKHFSVNVMLARESVKARLEGDAGISYTEFSYMLMQAYDFVHLHETYGCEMQTGGSDQYGNITAGVDLGRRMRGAHLFGLTTPLVTRSDGVKMGKTAAGAVWMDERLTSPYAFYQWFVRAPDADAGSFLRLFTEVPQEEIRALEASGQANPARRDPQRRLARELTELVHGEGGLARAERATAALFGGDLQGLNESELLEIFADVASAEVPATRLGSITVTDAFVESALVRSRGEARRLVDGGGAYVGNRRMESADAVLGATELSSETIMVLRAGKRSFALLRFLR